In Sphaeramia orbicularis chromosome 7, fSphaOr1.1, whole genome shotgun sequence, one genomic interval encodes:
- the prdm2a gene encoding PR domain zinc finger protein 2, translated as MEEFSHSYISEYGDIEDIEEEEEEEETNTEPDTTKSVSPDLHDKDTENHWDWFPCQHCERRFTSKQGLERHLHIHTLANNKAHSYKSNKSSISSGSSAGQTQREKKRPVDSTDVDRLPDSSSPLGVDTSGEDAAQPDTSGTAEGHHACKYCEKIFSTYTNKRRHERRVHEQHLHTEENQLPQEENPQITFSAASQQEMQLGGGSTPAAVLEKEGEQAEQYMLDVSSNISENLSFYIDGKIVSTSTVSSCETAEVHSGSSTLVGLDALILDPAQISQVLNTDSAVSKDISGQASAKRRTATPPLLPQIKTELESEVVVSSTSSSSLVSSLIENLLPQNTESTVVQKERTVFLSPKLKQLLEKQDGLKPALALITDGQKSCSPVTLSVLPAATGRFKRRTGSPQQNVTNNEETQAPDTGECDLSTGQAQTIQNSPVHQITSDKEETPPSVEEPAVNQVLTESWPTMAGGNSCNQQPLDLSNTVKRNEDGALADAALDLSLQKRSPEDSDPTSKVVSQTLLKGASDTCVTEKSLMDEYKHLNISEPNTSLGNLAAPLVTDFIVTSSDIMTPVEPVAEGLVYGLALPSAALTPSSTSLTPVALQPASPCTIAFASPAAHTMLPAAPSLITVLAPPPIPNPSNQPIQVLAPNISPEPLVICTENGLNSSECELTTAFTAANPTNLVTLSQPLDPTLNLPGHVFLTDPIAINPPVVESAPVSEVPFTPTVTLNDPLLNSYNITSNTVLIECTIALEAPGSIVPAAITLQENAAEPPAPTQMVVNHIEQQQIVSVPNPQAVDPTILMSSIAESVMLSASSTSVISDCPAVSESGPGPEPVVTAEPPVTKEVEAADTSFPISEVPADASAPSEKAKEEESSNDTTSEAQQQSFTKNFICNVCDKLFHSMKELGQHVGDHADEWPYKCEFCLLLFGKPSALLDHRSNLHGVGKTYVCSACTKEFVYLCNLKQHQEELHPGQQCTHTEEEKGKLRPQNYNNPSKDNTEPLGPNPPEETKAVVKKEETEVDAAAEELFTTIKIMASDGGKLKGPDVRLGINQHYPSFKPPPFPYHNRSPAGTVASATNFTTHNIPQTFSTAIRCTKCGKSFDNMPELHKHILACANASDKRRYTPKRNPIPLRHFAKSQNGVLSTTNSANGLNSPNRASQSNRSKPNHETPVKMKFKVLNKRKKKLVQRALPQRNKSVPSSNKIPPTQMDEQQEIFVCPHCSREFTMRRSRTKHMAVCPKKPKEVKKRKEGAISVTKENDGHQHRGISRADEKRQTSPHHNTRLQTSGPAKRPAILPVQTVFSSKRSKIIIKESRQPKQDTPGLNELPIVRTFNPAMRQYSRVHHGIKEIPIKITLVKPQQTEPQKDERPKIQAQDKKTGADTSSTDQSTKA; from the coding sequence ATGGAGGAATTTTCTCACTCTTACATATCGGAATATGGAGACATTGAGGatatagaggaggaggaggaagaagaggagactaATACAGAGCCGGACACGACTAAGTCAGTTTCCCCAGATCTTCACGACAAGGATACAGAGAATCACTGGGACTGGTTTCCTTGCCAGCACTGTGAGAGACGTTTTACCAGCAAACAAGGCTTGGAACGACACTTGCACATCCACACTTTGGCAAACAACAAGGCACATTCATACAAAAGCAATAAGAGCAGCATCTCCTCTGGTTCAAGTGCAGGTCAGACGCAGCGCGAGAAGAAAAGGCCCGTAGATTCTACAGACGTAGACAGGCTGCCTGATAGTTCGTCCCCTCTTGGCGTCGATACCTCTGGAGAAGACGCTGCTCAGCCAGATACATCGGGAACAGCGGAGGGGCATCATGCTTGCAAATACTGCGAGAAAATATTTAGTACGTACACCAACAAACGGCGTCACGAGCGTCGGGTTCATGAGCAGCACCTGCACACAGAGGAAAACCAGCTACCCCAGGAGGAAAACCCCCAGATAACATTTAGCGCGGCATCTCAACAGGAAATGCAGCTAGGCGGTGGTTCAACACCTGCAGCCGTTCTGGAAAAGGAAGGAGAGCAAGCAGAACAATACATGTTAGACGTCTCCAGTAATATTTCAGAAAATCTCAGCTTTTACATCGACGGAAAAATCGTCTCGACAAGTACAGTCAGTAGCTGTGAAACGGCCGAGGTTCATTCGGGGTCGTCTACTTTAGTCGGCCTGGATGCCCTGATTCTGGACCCCGCCCAGATCAGCCAGGTTTTAAATACAGATTCAGCTGTGAGCAAAGACATTTCTGGCCAAGCGTCGGCCAAGAGAAGAACTGCAACGCCACCTCTTTTACCGCAAATTAAAACTGAACTGGAGTCTGAGGTGGTTGTATCCTCCACTTCTTCATCTTCACTCGTGTCGTCTTTAATCGAGAACCTGCTTCCTCAGAACACAGAATCCACAGTCGTGCAGAAAGAGAGGACGGTGTTTTTATCGCCAAAGCTGAAGCAGCTCCTGGAGAAGCAGGACGGCCTTAAACCAGCACTCGCCCTCATCACGGACGGCCAGAAGTCCTGTTCGCCCGTCACCTTGTCTGTCTTACCTGCTGCAACCGGAAGGTTCAAAAGGAGAACAGGTTCCCCACAACAAAATGTCACAAATAATGAAGAAACACAAGCACCCGATACAGGAGAGTGTGACTTAAGTACGGGACAAGCTCAGACCATACAAAACTCACCCGTTCACCAAATAACCAGTGACAAAGAAGAAACACCTCCATCTGTCGAGGAACCAGCAGTGAATCAGGTCTTGACTGAAAGCTGGCCCACGATGGCCGGCGGCAACTCCTGTAATCAGCAACCACTGGATCTTTCCAACACCGTCAAACGAAACGAAGACGGAGCTTTAGCTGATGCTGCGCTGGATTTGAGTTTGCAAAAAAGAAGCCCGGAGGACTCTGACCCGACATCAAAAGTAGTTTCGCAAACACTTTTGAAAGGAGCATCGGACACTTGCGTGACAGAGAAGTCCTTAATGGATGAATACAAGCATCTTAACATCAGTGAACCAAACACAAGTTTAGGGAATCTCGCAGCTCCTTTAGTCACAGACTTTATAGTCACGAGTTCGGACATTATGACCCCGGTGGAGCCTGTTGCAGAGGGGCTAGTTTATGGACTTGCACTTCCTTCCGCTGCTCTGACTCCATCCTCCACCTCTCTTACCCCAGTTGCCTTGCAGCCAGCTTCACCCTGCACTATTGCATTCGCCTCCCCAGCTGCACACACCATGCTCCCCGCTGCTCCGTCATTAATCACCGTTTTGGCTCCACCACCTATTCCTAACCCTTCAAACCAGCCAATCCAGGTATTAGCCCCAAACATATCTCCTGAGCCTTTGGTAATTTGCACAGAAAATGGATTAAATTCCTCAGAGTGTGAACTGACTACTGCATTTACCGCCGCAAACCCCACAAACCTTGTCACGCTTTCACAACCCCTTGACCCGACTCTAAATCTCCCTGGACACGTGTTTCTGACTGATCCAATCGCTATCAACCCGCCTGTAGTTGAATCTGCTCCGGTGTCCGAGGTGCCGTTCACACCCACAGTAACATTAAATGATCCTCTTCTTAACTCCTACAACATCACCAGCAACACAGTGTTAATAGAATGCACAATAGCTCTTGAAGCCCCAGGAAGCATCGTCCCTGCTGCTATAACCTTACAAGAAAACGCTGCTGAGCCTCCAGCTCCAACACAGATGGTTGTAAATCACATAGAGCAGCAACAGATTGTATCAGTACCAAACCCTCAAGCTGTGGATCCCACGATCCTCATGTCGTCCATTGCAGAATCAGTAATGCTGTCCGCCTCCTCCACCTCCGTCATATCTGATTGTCCTGCAGTGAGTGAGTCGGGTCCCGGCCCAGAACCTGTTGTTACCGCAGAGCCGCCGGTGACAAAAGAGGTGGAAGCTGCTGACACTTCTTTTCCCATATCTGAGGTCCCGGCTGACGCCTCAGCCCCATCTGAGAAAGCTAAAGAAGAAGAATCTTCAAATGACACGACGAGTGAAGCCCAACAGCAGAGTTTCACCAAAAATTTCATCTGCAATGTGTGTGATAAGCTTTTTCATTCAATGAAGGAGCTAGGCCAACATGTGGGTGACCATGCTGATGAATGGCCCTACAAATGTGAATTCTGCTTGTTGCTCTTTGGCAAGCCCTCCGCTTTGCTTGACCATCGATCAAACCTCCACGGTGTCGGCAAGACTTACGTTTGCAGCGCGTGTACAAAAGAATTTGTCTACCTTTGCAATCTGAAGCAGCACCAGGAAGAATTACATCCCGGGCAGCAGTGCACgcacacagaggaagaaaagggCAAACTAAGACCTCAGAACTACAACAACCCATCAAAAGACAACACGGAGCCCTTGGGGCCAAATCCGCCAGAGGAAACAAAAGCTGTGGTGAAAAAGGAAGAAACTGAGGTCGATGCAGCCGCCGAGGAGCTGTTTACAACAATCAAAATCATGGCTTCAGACGGAGGAAAGCTCAAAGGGCCCGATGTTCGCCTTGGCATTAACCAACACTATCCCAGTTTTAAGCCACCTCCGTTTCCTTACCATAACAGGTCACCTGCCGGCACGGTGGCATCAGCTACAAACTTCACAACCCACAACATCCCGCAAACGTTTAGTACAGCCATCCGCTGCACCAAGTGTGGAAAAAGCTTTGATAACATGCCAGAGCTGCACAAACACATCCTGGCTTGCGCAAACGCGAGTGATAAAAGACGGTACACACCCAAAAGGAATCCGATTCCTCTTCGCCACTTTGCAAAATCTCAAAATGGCGTGCTGTCAACTACTAATTCCGCTAACGGACTTAACTCTCCAAACAGAGCCAGTCAGTCAAACCGGTCCAAACCCAACCACGAAACACCAGTAAAGATGAAGTTCAAAGTGCTCAACAAAAGGAAGAAGAAGTTGGTTCAAAGGGCTTTGCCACAGAGGAACAAATCAGTGCCTTCATCGAATAAAATCCCTCCCACACAGATGGACGAGCAGCAGGAGATATTTGTCTGTCCACACTGTAGCAGGGAGTTCACAATGCGTCGCAGCAGAACCAAACACATGGCCGTTTGCCCCAAGAAACCCAAGGAGgtgaagaaaaggaaagaaggagCTATATCTGTGACAAAGGAGAATGACGGCCATCAGCACAGAGGTATTTCACGCGCTGACGAAAAGCGTCAAACCTCACCTCACCACaacaccaggctccagacttcaggcccCGCTAAGAGGCCCGCCATCCTGCCCGTGCAAACCGTCTTTTCAAGCAAAAGAagcaaaataatcataaaagaaAGCCGGCAGCCGAAACAGGACACCCCCGGTCTCAATGAACTTCCTATCGTTCGCACTTTCAACCCTGCAATGCGTCAGTACAGCAGGGTGCACCACGGCATTAAAGAAATCCCCATTAAAATTACTCTGGTAAAACCCCAGCAGACTGAACCACAGAAGGACGAGCGGCCCAAGATCCAGGCCCAAGACAAAAAAACTGGAGCCGATACCAGCAGTACAGACCAGAGCACCAAGGCGTAA